The following are from one region of the Ischnura elegans chromosome X, ioIscEleg1.1, whole genome shotgun sequence genome:
- the LOC124171626 gene encoding zinc transporter ZIP1-like: MEELKAAEVVHGGSGSDATVAKIAAMVMLGVVPLLLGILPWFALYLCGRRTRGLGPGSWGFESPAGRLVTSVLLCFGGGVLLCTTFFHIQPEVREAVEVLQDQGHLPTGIHLPEIFLFCGFFFVYLVEELAHAWMHSGAGGATEDAMHRTVGARRCSAVSQRTDIVCCAEEKDVFRSDLVLAPPPSVTPCASEHHGHVHVVLDRKGSGGDLKSSLAGLLAVLALSFHAVFEGLAVGLESERSSVWMLCGAIAAHKFVIAFCVGVELAAARTKPVLLILYASTFALVTPLGIGIGTAVSQSSAEAAETSVTVVALQGMAAGTLIYVVFFEVLQRGKGGDHEEDEEQQLLGRFSGLSHLLAVLAGFLAMYGLLAIGEPLENA, encoded by the coding sequence ATGGAGGAGCTGAAGGCGGCTGAAGTGGTGCACGGTGGGTCTGGGTCGGACGCCACCGTGGCGAAGATCGCGGCCATGGTGATGCTGGGCGTCGTCCCACTACTGCTCGGCATACTGCCCTGGTTTGCCCTGTACTTGTGCGGTAGGCGAACGAGGGGCCTGGGCCCTGGGAGCTGGGGGTTCGAGTCCCCGGCGGGCCGACTGGTGACTTCCGTGCTGCTCTGCTTCGGCGGCGGCGTACTCCTGTGCACCACGTTCTTCCACATACAGCCCGAGGTTCGCGAGGCTGTGGAAGTTCTGCAAGACCAGGGTCACCTTCCAACCGGCATACACCTCCCTGAGATCTTCCTCTTCTGCGGCTTCTTCTTCGTGTACCTGGTTGAGGAACTGGCACACGCCTGGATGCACAGTGGTGCTGGCGGAGCGACCGAAGACGCCATGCACCGTACGGTTGGGGCCCGGCGGTGCTCGGCGGTGTCACAGAGGACGGACATTGTGTGCTGCGCTGAAGAGAAGGACGTCTTCCGCTCCGACCTGGTGCTAGCTCCCCCACCGTCGGTCACACCTTGTGCCTCTGAGCACCACGGTCACGTACACGTAGTGCTAGATAGAAAAGGGTCAGGAGGTGACCTGAAGTCATCCTTAGCGGGGCTCCTGGCAGTGCTAGCATTATCCTTCCACGCAGTATTCGAAGGCCTCGCGGTGGGTCTAGAGTCTGAAAGATCCAGTGTCTGGATGTTGTGCGGTGCCATCGCGGCCCATAAGTTCGTCATTGCGTTCTGCGTTGGGGTCGAACTAGCCGCGGCTAGGACTAAGCCAGTGTTGCTTATATTGTACGCGTCCACGTTTGCCTTGGTCACGCCTCTGGGAATCGGAATCGGCACGGCCGTGTCTCAGTCTTCGGCAGAAGCTGCAGAGACTTCTGTGACGGTTGTTGCGTTACAGGGAATGGCAGCCGGCACGCTCATCTACGTGGTGTTCTTCGAGGTGTTACAACGTGGTAAGGGAGGCGACCACGAGGAAGACGAGGAACAACAGCTGCTGGGGAGGTTCTCTGGGCTGTCCCATTTGCTAGCCGTACTGGCAGGTTTTCTCGCTATGTACGGACTTCTAGCCATTGGAGAACCATTGGAGAACGCTTAA